The following proteins come from a genomic window of Emys orbicularis isolate rEmyOrb1 chromosome 25, rEmyOrb1.hap1, whole genome shotgun sequence:
- the ZNF652 gene encoding zinc finger protein 652 has translation MNQTANSCQQLVENSAVHVAGMAQEESRRGQVPPTFYHAASQELDLSTKVYKRESGSPYSVLVDSKMSKPHLHEREEQPYFRENRSVGEVRAVKEDRENSDNSEEEEEEEDEVTYKREQIIVEVNLNNQTLNVSKGEKGVPSQSKETAVLKTSSEEEEGDSGEEATEDSNDDEENERQKKKEKRVEKVSVTQRRTRRAASAAAATTSPSPRTTRGRRKSVEPPKRKKKAAKEPKAPVQKSKCEEKETLTCEKCPRVFNTRWYLEKHMNVTHRRMQICDKCGKKFVLESELSLHQQTDCEKNIQCVSCKKSFKKLWSLHEHIKIVHGYAEKKFSCEICEKKFYTMAHVRKHMVAHTKDMPFTCETCGKSFKRSMSLKVHSLQHSGEKPFRCENCDERFQYKYQLRSHMSIHIGHKQFMCQWCGKDFNMKQYFDEHMKTHTGEKPFICEICGKSFTSRPNMKRHRRTHTGEKPYPCDVCGQRFRFSNMLKAHKEKCFRVTSPVNVPPAVQIPLTTTSPATAVLSVANTPTTPTPPINLNPVNTLPPRPIPHPYSHLHLHPHPHPHHPHHLPVPPVPHLPPPPALFKSEPLNHRGQSEDNFLRHLAEKNISAQHH, from the exons ATGAATCAAACAGCCAATTCTTGCCAACAGCTGGTTGAAAACAGTGCCGTGCATGTAGCAGGGATGGCGCAAGAGGAAAGCCGTCGTGGTCAAGTGCCACCCACATTTTATCATGCTGCCAGTCAGGAACTTGATCTGTCCACCAAAGTGTACAAAAGAGAGTCAGGAAGCCCTTACTCTGTGTTGGTGGACAGCAAAATGAGTAAACCACATCTCCATGAAAGAGAGGAGCAGCCATATTTCAGGGAGAACAGATCGGTGGGAGAGGTCCGGGCTGTGAAAGAAGATAGAGAGAACTCTGACAActctgaggaggaagaggaggaggaagatgaagtGACTTACAAAAGGGAGCAGATTATAGTGGAGGTAAACCTTAACAACCAAACATTAAATGTATCAAAAGGGGAGAAGGGTGTCCCCTCCCAGTCCAAAGAGACTGCTGTTCTTAAGACCAgcagtgaggaagaggagggtgaCAGTGGGGAAGAGGCCACTGAAGACAGTAATGATGATGAGGAAAATGAGAGGcagaagaaaaaagagaaaagagtGGAAAAAGTTAGTGTTACCCAAAGGAGAACAAGGAGAGCTGCATCTGCTGCAGCAGCCACCACTTCCCCTTCACCCAGAACTACAAGGGGCCGTAGAAAGAGTGTGGAGCCCCCCAAGCGTAAGAAGAAAGCTGCAAAGGAGCCCAAGGCACCTGTGCAGAAATCAAAGTGTGAAGAAAAGGAGACTTTGACCTGTGAGAAGTGCCCCAGGGTGTTTAACACACGCTGGTACCTGGAGAAGCACATGAACGTCACTCACAGGCGTATGCAGATCTGCGACAAGTGTGGGAAGAAATTTGTTCTAGAAAGTGAGCTGTCCCTTCACCAGCAAACAGACTGTGAAAAAAACATTCAG TGTGTTTCCTGTAAGAAATCGTTCAAGAAGCTCTGGTCTCTCCATGAACACATCAAGATTGTTCatggatatgcagaaaaaaagtTCTCCTGTGAGATCTGCGAAAAGAAGTTCTACACAATGGCCCATGTGCGGAAGCACATGGTTG CACATACAAAGGATATGCCATTTACATGTGAAACCTGTGGAAAATCGTTCAAACGCAGTATGTCGCTCAAGGTGCATTCCCTACAGCATTCTGGAGAGAAACCTTTCAGATGTGAG AACTGTGATGAAAGGTTTCAGTACAAGTACCAGCTGCGTTCCCACATGAGCATCCACATTGGGCACAAACAGTTCATGTGCCAGTGGTGTGGCAAAGACTTCAACATGAAACAGTACTTCGATGAGCACATGAAAACACACACTG GAGAGAAGCCTTTTATCTGTGAAATCTGTGGCAAAAGCTTCACCAGCCGCCCAAACATGAAGAGACACCGCAGAACTCACACAGGGGAGAAGCCTTACCCATGTGATGTGTGTGGCCAGCGATTTCGCTTCTCCAACATGCTCAAGGCGCACAAGGAGAAGTGCTTCCGGGTCACAAGCCCCGTTAATGTGCCACCTGCTGTTCAGATCCCACTTACCACAACTTCTCCTGCTACTGCAGTCCTTTCTGTAGCAAACACACccaccaccccaactccacccatcAACCTGAACCCAGTGAACACTCTCCCTCCACGTCCCATCCCCCATCCGTATTCACACCTTCATCTCCATCCTCACCCTCACCCACACCATCCACACCATCTCCCAGTCCCCCCAGTCCCTCATTTACCCCCACCTCCAGCCCTTTTTAAGAGTGAGCCTTTAAATCATAGAGGCCAGAGTGAGGACAACTTTCTGCGACACCTGgcagaaaaaaacatttcagcACAACACCACTAA